Genomic DNA from Arthrobacter sp. B1I2:
AGGTGCTCCGAAAGGTCTGCCGTGACCTGCCCGGCGATCCTTACCGGCAGCTGCTCCGCCCAGTCCTGCTCCAGAGCCGCAATCCCGGAACGCCCGCCAAGCAGGGCCTCCCAGGTTTCCTTGACTGTGGAACCAAGCGGGTTGATGGTGCCGACGCCGGTGACCAGCGCGCGTTGATGGTTGGTCATTTGGTCCTACTTCGCGGGGTTGTGCGTGCCGATGGGCACGAGCGTCAGGTCCGGGTGGTTCTTTTCGATGCGGCGCAGCGCGTAAACGTCGTTGAACAGGGCGAGGTACTCGCCGTCGGACCGCAACAGCACCTCGGCACCGATCACGTTGGCCAGCGCAGGCATGGCGTCCGCCGTGGAGATCCTGGCCAGGGAGTAGGGCAGGCGTTCAAGGCGCATCGGGGCGCTGAAGTCATGCGCCATGCGGTCCTCCACCACCTCGAACTGCATGGGTCCTACGGCGGCAAGCACCGGCGCCTGGTCACCGCGGACGTCGGAGCGGAGCACCTGGATGACGCCTTCGTGTTCGAGCTGCTCGATGCCGCGGCGGAACTGCTTGAACTTGCTGGGGTCCTTGGACCGGGCCACCTGGAAGTGTTCGGGGGCGAACAGCGGGATGGCCGGGTATTCCACGGGTTCTTCAAGGAACAGGCTGTCGCCGACGCGCAGCGATGAGGCGTTGACCAGGCCCACCACGTCCCCGGGGTAGGCCTCGTCGATCACCTCACGTTCGCGGCCGAACACCTGTTGCGCGTACTTGGTGGCGAAGGACTTGCCGGTGCGGGTCTGGGTGACCACCATGCCGCGCTCGAACACGCCGGAGCAGACGCGGATGAAGGCCACATGGTCGCGGTGCGCTTTGTTCATGCCGGCCTGGACCTTGAAGACGAAGCCGGAGAACGGGGATTCCACGGGACGGGGGTTGCCTTCCACGTCCGGGCGGGGCGCTGCCGGCGGCGCGAAGTCCACCAGAGCGTCCAGCAGTTCCTTGACGCCGAAGTTGAGCGCGGCGGAGCTGAACAGGATGGGGGTGGCCTTGCCGGCGTGGAAGGCGTCGACGTCGAACTCGAGGTTGGACTCGATCACCAGGCCGGCCTCGTCCACGGCGTCGGACCAGTTGCTGCCCTGGGTTTTTGCCGCTTCCTCGGGGGTGAAGTATTCAGTGATGGCGATCTGGGCGCCGGCGTTGTTGCGCTGGAACCGGGCGAAGCGGTCGTTGCGGAGGTCCCAGACGCCGCGGAAGTCGCCGGAGATGCCCACGGCCCAGGTCAGCGGCATGGGCTGCAGGCCGGTGCGTTCGGTGATCTCGTCCATCAGCGCCAAGGGGTCCAGGCCGGGCCGGTCCCATTTGTTGATGACCGTGATGATGGGCAGGTTGCGCTGCTTGCAGACCTCGAAGAGTTTCATGGTCTGGGTTTCCAGGCCCTTGGCGGCATCCACCAGCATCACGGCGCAGTCGACGGCGGCCAGCACACGGTAGGTGTCCTCGGAGAAGTCGGCGTGGCCGGGGGTGTCCAGGAGGTTGATGACGGTGTCCCGGTAGGAGAACTGCAGCGCCGCCGAGCTGATGGAGATGCCGCGGTCCTTCTCCATCTGCATCCAGTCGGAGACGGTTTCCTTGCGGTTGGCTTTGCCGCTGGAAGCGCCCGCGGTGCCGATGACCTTTGCGTGCAGGGCCAGCGCCTCGGTGAGCGTGGACTTGCCGGCGTCGGGGTGGGAAATGACAGCAAAGGTCCGACGGCGGCCCGCTTCTTTGTGAATGGCAGAGACCCTGGCGGGGGTCAGGACATCTTGGGACACGGTGCTACCTTCGCTGCGGTTGGGCTGCCCAGTGCGCTTTTGGGTATGCGCTGCGACTCGAGGGCGGGGATTGTTATTGGCAAACGGCCAAAGTACAAGTTTATCGCAGCGCTGCAAACGGGACGGGTTCGGCTTAACGCAGGCGAAACCGGACGTTCAAAGCTGCGAAATGCGGGACCGTTAGCTTGGGCGCATGATCCATGGCGTCACTTTCTCCGGGAACCTTTTCTTTGACCCGTTGGCCACCAACCTGGGCACCAAACTGGCAACAGGCCTTGGCGCCGCCGGGGCGCAGGCCCCTGGTTCTACCCCTCCTTCCAGCCCGGCCCGGAAGCGCAGGGTGCAAACAGCGGCTGAGCATAAGGCACTCCGGGCCGCGTCCCTCTCCAAAGTCAGCAGGGACTTGGAACGGATGCTCAGGGAGCGGAAGCGCTGAAGCCCTCCGGGGCAGTGGCAGCTTCCGGCGCGCAGCCGGTATCGGACAACGGACAACGGGCAGCAGGCAGCGGGCAGCGGGCAGCGGCATGATGTGTTCATGCGAAGCATCGAGTTGGTCTTTGATGGCCCCACCGATTCCCTGATCAGGGCCGACTGGGCACGGCTCGCGGCCGCCGGCCTCCCGAGCCTGGCCGCGCATTCCTCCCCCAGCAACAGCCCACACATCACGCTTGCCGCCGGCTTGGACCTGGTTGCCGCGCAGGAAGGCCCCTGGCAGAGGCTGCCCATGGACATCACCTTCTCGGGAGCGATCGTTTTTCCCGCGGGCGCCGGTAAGTACGTCCTTGCCCGGGCGGTCCTGCTGACTGCTCCCCTGCTGGACCTGCACTGCCTCCTGCACCAGGCCCTGTCCGGGGCGCTGCCGCTGACGTGCCCGGGGGCGTGGACACCGCACGCCACGATCTCCCGGCGCATTCCCGGGCACCAGCTCGGAACAGCCATGGACCTGCTGGACCTGCGCCTTGAGGGCCGCTGTACGGGAGCGCGGCTCTGGGACAGCAGCACCAAAACGGTCACACCCCTGGGGCAGCCCGCCTGAGCAAGACGGTGGACCCCGGGTCACGAGCGGCGAAAGTGCCCGGACCGGACAGGGTTAAACAGGCGTTTTCCCGGCCGTTCCGGGCACCCCCTAATGGGGCACTTTGGGGCTTGCCCGTGCGGAAGTTCGGTTTCTTACCCCTATCATTGAGCTTGCGGGAATCAGAGCACTTTTTGATCCTGCCGGCCAACTGCGGACGTCGGCATTCCTGCCGGCGGCGGTCCGCACCTTCGAAGGGAAACACCTATGGCGCGGAGCCCCGAAGAATCGCTGAGGGCTACTCTGGGCAGGGTTGCACCCGGAACCCCCCTCCGCGACGGCCTGGAACGGATCCTCCGCGGGCGCACCGGCGCGCTGATCGTCCTCGGTTCCGACCGCACCATCGATTCCATCTGCTCTGGCGGATTCGATATCGGCATCGAATTCTCGCCTACCCGCCTGCGCGAACTGGCCAAGATGGACGGCGCCATCATCTGCGACAAGGACGCGGGCAACATCCTGCGTGCCGCGGTCCAGCTGGTCCCGGACTCAAGCATCGAAACGCAGGAGTCCGGCACCCGGCACCGCACGGCGGAACGGGTAGCCAAGCAGACCGGAGCCCCGGTCATTTCCGTCAGCCAGTCCATGCAGATCATCGCCCTGTACGTCAACGGATTGCGGCACGTCCTGGAGGGCTCCGAAAACGTCCTTGCCCGCGCCAACCAGGCGCTGGCCACCCTGGAGCGCTACGTGGCCCGCCTGGACCAGGTCACCAGTTCGCTGTCAGCGCTGGAAATCGAGGCGATGGTGACGGTGCGCGACGTGGCCGTGACCCTCCAGCGGCAGGAAATGGTCCGCCGCATTTCGGAGGAAATCTCGCAGTACGTCCTGGAACTGGGCGAAGACGGCCGCCTCCTCTCCCTCCAGCTGGACGAGCTGACCGTGGGACGGGGTCCGGG
This window encodes:
- a CDS encoding peptide chain release factor 3, with the protein product MSQDVLTPARVSAIHKEAGRRRTFAVISHPDAGKSTLTEALALHAKVIGTAGASSGKANRKETVSDWMQMEKDRGISISSAALQFSYRDTVINLLDTPGHADFSEDTYRVLAAVDCAVMLVDAAKGLETQTMKLFEVCKQRNLPIITVINKWDRPGLDPLALMDEITERTGLQPMPLTWAVGISGDFRGVWDLRNDRFARFQRNNAGAQIAITEYFTPEEAAKTQGSNWSDAVDEAGLVIESNLEFDVDAFHAGKATPILFSSAALNFGVKELLDALVDFAPPAAPRPDVEGNPRPVESPFSGFVFKVQAGMNKAHRDHVAFIRVCSGVFERGMVVTQTRTGKSFATKYAQQVFGREREVIDEAYPGDVVGLVNASSLRVGDSLFLEEPVEYPAIPLFAPEHFQVARSKDPSKFKQFRRGIEQLEHEGVIQVLRSDVRGDQAPVLAAVGPMQFEVVEDRMAHDFSAPMRLERLPYSLARISTADAMPALANVIGAEVLLRSDGEYLALFNDVYALRRIEKNHPDLTLVPIGTHNPAK
- a CDS encoding 2'-5' RNA ligase family protein — encoded protein: MRSIELVFDGPTDSLIRADWARLAAAGLPSLAAHSSPSNSPHITLAAGLDLVAAQEGPWQRLPMDITFSGAIVFPAGAGKYVLARAVLLTAPLLDLHCLLHQALSGALPLTCPGAWTPHATISRRIPGHQLGTAMDLLDLRLEGRCTGARLWDSSTKTVTPLGQPA
- the disA gene encoding DNA integrity scanning diadenylate cyclase DisA; the encoded protein is MARSPEESLRATLGRVAPGTPLRDGLERILRGRTGALIVLGSDRTIDSICSGGFDIGIEFSPTRLRELAKMDGAIICDKDAGNILRAAVQLVPDSSIETQESGTRHRTAERVAKQTGAPVISVSQSMQIIALYVNGLRHVLEGSENVLARANQALATLERYVARLDQVTSSLSALEIEAMVTVRDVAVTLQRQEMVRRISEEISQYVLELGEDGRLLSLQLDELTVGRGPGSDVIIRDYASPNASAEDIENAVNELVNLGPTELIDLGKISSIVGFAGGEANLDAVVQPRGYRLLSGLKAVPKAVADRLVDHFGGLQFLMAATIDDLMTVDGIGDQRARTVREGLSRMAEASLLDRFL